The nucleotide window ACAACCTGTTCATCCTGCCGGCTTCGCAAACGCGCGACAAGGATGCGCTGTCGGAAGACGGCGTCGAGCGCGTGCTGGCCGAACTGATCGACATGGGTTTCGAGTACATCATCTGCGATTCGCCGGCCGGCATCGAGCATGGCGCCCTGATGGCGCTGACCTTCGCCGACGAAGCCATCGTCGTCACCAATCCGGAAGTGTCGTCGGTGCGCGATTCCGACCGCATCCTCGGCATCCTGCAGGCGAAGTCGCGCCGCGCGCAGTCCGGCGGCGAACCGGTCAAGGAACACCTGCTGATCACCCGCTATGCGCCGAAGCGCGTGGAAGCGGGCGAGATGCTGAGCTACACGGACGTGCAGGAAATCCTGCGCATCCCGCTGATCGGCATCATTCCGGAATCGGAACAGGTGCTGCATGCATCGAACCAGGGTAACCCTGCGATCCACTTCAAGGGCACGGACGTGGCCGAAGCCTATGAAGACG belongs to Pseudoduganella albidiflava and includes:
- the minD gene encoding septum site-determining protein MinD; translation: MARIIVVTSGKGGVGKTTSSASFSTGLAMRGHKTAVIDFDVGLRNLDLIMGCERRVVYDLINVINKEASLPQALIKDKHCDNLFILPASQTRDKDALSEDGVERVLAELIDMGFEYIICDSPAGIEHGALMALTFADEAIVVTNPEVSSVRDSDRILGILQAKSRRAQSGGEPVKEHLLITRYAPKRVEAGEMLSYTDVQEILRIPLIGIIPESEQVLHASNQGNPAIHFKGTDVAEAYEDVIARFLGDTRPLRFTDYEKPGLFKRIFGGK